In Flavobacterium sp., a single window of DNA contains:
- a CDS encoding ArsR family transcriptional regulator has protein sequence MSEKTPKQKPAKMCYSHIGGKLGQLLAVTFAEKGWIARKNPADKHFYITDLGQKEFAKLSIDLSQIKAEDL, from the coding sequence ATGAGCGAGAAAACACCCAAGCAAAAACCTGCAAAAATGTGTTACAGTCACATTGGCGGAAAACTGGGTCAGCTGCTCGCCGTAACTTTTGCTGAAAAAGGCTGGATCGCCAGGAAAAACCCAGCTGACAAACACTTTTATATTACTGATTTAGGACAAAAAGAATTCGCTAAATTAAGTATTGATCTTTCTCAGATAAAAGCAGAAGACTTATAG
- a CDS encoding nuclear transport factor 2 family protein codes for MTKKEIAQNFLKLAASGHSHEAFRLYVGKNFKHHNSHFKGDGETLMLAMEESSRKNPHKIFKIHHILEDDNLVAVHSHLQQTPTDIGFAVVHILKFKENKIIELWDLGQPIPSESINENGMF; via the coding sequence ATGACTAAGAAAGAAATTGCTCAAAACTTCTTAAAGCTTGCTGCAAGCGGACATTCGCATGAAGCATTCCGATTGTATGTAGGCAAAAATTTCAAACACCATAATTCTCATTTTAAAGGTGATGGCGAAACTTTAATGCTGGCCATGGAAGAATCATCCCGAAAAAATCCCCATAAAATTTTTAAAATTCATCATATTTTAGAAGATGATAATCTGGTTGCGGTGCATTCGCATTTGCAGCAGACTCCAACTGATATTGGTTTTGCCGTTGTTCATATTTTAAAATTTAAAGAAAATAAAATTATAGAGCTCTGGGATTTAGGACAGCCAATTCCATCTGAATCAATAAATGAAAATGGAATGTTTTGA
- a CDS encoding serine hydrolase domain-containing protein: MNFLSKTFFFFSLILLFSGCNSFAQKKDNYSAQIDSVVINSTSPVFNGVVLISKNGKTLYSAAKGFANFETKKPLMIDSQFEIMSNSKQVAAVLLLLEVEKGKVDLQSPIKKYLPELTQSWADSVTVHQLLNHTHGIVDLQKPLAFKPGTQFSYGNLSFSLVEKIVELSTQKTYTEVANALFKKLKMNNTFCYSKDRIQNLAKGYYNVKNVLEPVTSTQITPQSLGADGIVSTVNDLSIWNNNLHKGKILKPETYQLMLKYTISAQHNFFGKAEEGYGYGIKIIEKEAVKYVGHTGLGDGFSSVNLYFPESGVSLVVLENQMNENRDLFYISEFKIKNIVLKSDLVQKK; the protein is encoded by the coding sequence ATGAACTTTCTATCTAAAACCTTTTTCTTCTTTTCATTGATTCTTCTTTTTTCAGGCTGTAATTCATTTGCTCAGAAAAAAGACAATTACAGCGCACAAATCGACAGTGTTGTTATTAATAGCACTTCTCCGGTTTTTAATGGCGTAGTTTTAATTTCGAAAAACGGAAAAACTCTATATTCGGCAGCAAAAGGATTTGCCAATTTTGAGACTAAGAAACCTTTAATGATAGATTCTCAGTTTGAAATCATGTCAAACAGTAAACAGGTTGCGGCGGTTTTACTTTTATTAGAAGTTGAAAAAGGCAAAGTTGATTTACAATCTCCAATTAAAAAATACCTTCCGGAATTGACACAGTCCTGGGCAGATTCGGTTACAGTTCACCAGCTTTTAAATCATACTCACGGAATTGTCGATTTGCAAAAACCTTTGGCATTTAAACCCGGAACTCAGTTTAGTTATGGAAATTTAAGCTTTAGCCTTGTCGAAAAAATTGTTGAATTAAGCACTCAAAAAACGTATACAGAAGTTGCCAATGCACTCTTCAAAAAGCTGAAAATGAACAATACATTTTGCTATTCTAAAGACAGAATACAAAATCTTGCAAAGGGATATTACAATGTAAAAAATGTTTTAGAACCGGTAACTTCAACTCAAATTACGCCTCAAAGTTTAGGTGCTGATGGAATTGTTTCTACTGTAAACGACTTATCGATCTGGAATAATAATCTTCATAAAGGAAAAATTCTAAAACCTGAAACCTATCAATTAATGTTGAAATATACGATTTCAGCACAGCATAATTTCTTTGGAAAAGCTGAGGAAGGTTACGGATACGGAATTAAAATTATCGAAAAAGAAGCTGTAAAATATGTTGGTCATACAGGTCTGGGCGACGGATTTTCTTCTGTAAATTTGTATTTCCCGGAAAGCGGTGTCAGTTTAGTTGTTTTAGAAAATCAAATGAATGAAAATCGGGATTTGTTCTATATTTCTGAATTTAAAATCAAAAATATTGTGTTGAAAAGCGATTTAGTTCAAAAAAAATAA
- a CDS encoding DUF1801 domain-containing protein, with amino-acid sequence MAKNKTTETESSVIDFINAVDSEAKRNDAFELVKIMTEITGFEAKMWGPSIIGFGAYHYKYATGHEGDAPLAAFSPRKAATTIYFYLPENQREELFSKLGKYKVSKACIYVKKLADIDIEILKKIILLSIEYTLNLYPSK; translated from the coding sequence ATGGCAAAAAATAAAACCACAGAAACAGAAAGCAGCGTCATCGATTTTATAAATGCTGTAGACAGTGAAGCTAAAAGAAATGATGCTTTTGAGTTGGTAAAAATAATGACAGAAATCACAGGTTTTGAGGCTAAAATGTGGGGACCAAGCATTATTGGTTTTGGAGCTTATCATTATAAATACGCCACAGGACATGAAGGTGATGCGCCACTGGCCGCTTTTTCTCCCAGAAAAGCAGCAACGACTATTTATTTCTATTTACCCGAAAATCAAAGAGAAGAACTTTTTTCGAAACTAGGGAAATACAAAGTTTCTAAAGCCTGTATTTATGTTAAAAAACTAGCCGACATTGATATTGAAATTTTAAAAAAGATAATTTTGTTATCAATTGAATATACTCTAAATCTATACCCTTCAAAATAA